Proteins encoded within one genomic window of Pigmentiphaga sp. H8:
- a CDS encoding YadA-like family protein codes for MNKTYRTVWSQRLGCWVAVAETARARGKGGAAKAGALAVALVAGAWTAPAAADGMHGVPGLSSARLTDGAAVGVMSQMLQATTNAAPSVAPVASAMQQGVSQTAAALAGISSSILPPASALQQVPLSEAVPSLPVVSEVLAATPVPAAVQAIAAAPTAVTKKVASALPGKVGSAVEAVPAKLAEVLASAPVDKSRNTASPVDGAVASAASLGSVATLSNSVPASPMSPLSGNGTLGILPTGGSLFPSSSNRQTMAVAASSGSEPPPLNPPAPTGLVIGTAGLLGGVGQGLQPLTMSLFGQKEAWLRSGALSVNRENINARFSVVNVLGIPILDLAPVTGTLQGTLGGSLPEQKLTLLGGVTSGNYITNINSGLTYNNGLLLPGTQPPSWVDQNNCLNVLGLAGATCWDVPAAQNNQVLIGDGASANGSQEVVIGTNAKHILPNEDAGAIFTDPNMPGVPDTNYAARKGHSVLIGDSTYGNANGQTIVGASASSTVAGGVALGFQSVSDREGGGQEVFSNVAVPVRGAVSVGSAGNERQIINVAGGTADTDAVNVRQLKAVSDQIDNVDVNSVKYDDATRGKVTLAGAGGTVVTNVKAGAVNATSTDAVNGSQLNDTNTNITNVDNRVTNVDNRVTNIDNSGTKYFKANSTLAAASAAGTDSVAAGGASVASAANAVALGNGANASMANSVALGAGSTTTVGAQADYVAYALTARQASAGEVSVGSAGATRRITNVSAGSADNDAANIAQLKAVDSRIGDVDKLAVKYDDDTKTKITLNPGGTGTVISNVAKGAVTSTSTEAINGSQLWGWTQDETNVMSNLSLYKRINDISVDTKYFKANSTLDGAQAVGANSVAAGPAAVANGANSVAVGNGATTAADNSVAMGGASTASGAASTAVGSDAKATGAQSTAMGSGSAASGANATAVGSGSKATGTDSTAIGANSEAKANNSVALGAGSVADRDNTVSVGAVGKERQITNVARGTEDTDAVNYAQLKEVSGDVTNIKKDVTNIQEGKDGMFQIENSLARDKPKPTGKDSVAGGAGAVAEGAAATAVGNASIAKGENATAVGNSAQALGTNSTVVGNSALASGANASAFGTGAKAEGSGSMAMGNGAQTGAAATNSVAIGSQANAAQSNTVALGNNAQATVANSMALGTGAQASGANSVALGTNSVANRPNVVSVGAAGQERQIVNVGDGTADTDAVNLRQLRSATSDFTSSISSVRDDLRKVERNANAGAASAMAVAGLPQAYTPGRSMASAAASHYLGQSAIAVGLSTISENGRWVYKIAGNVNSQGKVGAVIGAGYQW; via the coding sequence TTGAACAAGACCTATCGCACCGTGTGGAGCCAGAGGCTCGGATGTTGGGTGGCGGTTGCCGAAACCGCGCGTGCCAGGGGTAAGGGCGGCGCCGCCAAGGCTGGCGCGCTTGCCGTGGCGCTGGTGGCGGGCGCCTGGACGGCGCCGGCGGCGGCCGACGGCATGCACGGCGTGCCGGGGCTGTCGAGCGCGCGGCTGACCGATGGCGCCGCGGTGGGCGTGATGAGCCAGATGCTGCAGGCCACGACCAATGCGGCGCCCAGCGTCGCTCCCGTGGCGTCGGCCATGCAGCAGGGGGTCTCGCAGACGGCGGCGGCACTGGCCGGCATCAGCTCGTCCATCCTGCCGCCGGCCTCGGCATTGCAGCAGGTACCCCTTTCCGAGGCCGTGCCGTCGCTGCCCGTGGTCAGCGAGGTGCTGGCCGCCACGCCGGTTCCCGCCGCCGTCCAGGCTATCGCCGCCGCGCCCACCGCGGTGACGAAGAAGGTCGCCTCGGCGCTGCCCGGCAAGGTCGGCAGCGCAGTCGAGGCGGTTCCCGCCAAGCTGGCCGAGGTGCTGGCTTCGGCGCCGGTCGACAAGAGCCGCAATACCGCGTCGCCCGTCGATGGCGCCGTCGCTTCGGCGGCATCGCTGGGGTCGGTCGCCACGCTGTCCAACAGCGTGCCGGCCTCGCCCATGTCGCCGCTGAGCGGCAATGGCACGCTGGGCATCCTGCCGACCGGCGGTTCGTTGTTCCCCAGCAGTTCCAATCGCCAGACCATGGCGGTTGCCGCCTCGTCCGGCTCGGAGCCGCCTCCGCTCAATCCGCCCGCGCCCACCGGCCTGGTGATCGGCACGGCCGGCCTGCTGGGCGGCGTCGGGCAGGGCCTGCAGCCGCTGACGATGAGCCTGTTCGGCCAGAAGGAAGCCTGGCTGCGGTCCGGCGCGCTGAGCGTGAACCGCGAGAACATCAACGCCCGCTTCAGCGTGGTCAACGTGCTGGGCATTCCCATCCTGGACCTGGCGCCGGTGACGGGCACGCTGCAAGGCACCCTGGGCGGCTCGCTGCCCGAGCAGAAACTCACCCTGCTGGGCGGCGTGACTTCGGGCAACTACATCACCAACATCAATTCCGGCCTGACCTACAACAACGGCCTGCTGCTGCCCGGCACGCAGCCACCGTCTTGGGTGGACCAGAACAACTGCCTGAACGTCCTGGGCCTGGCCGGCGCCACCTGCTGGGACGTCCCCGCTGCGCAGAACAACCAGGTGCTGATCGGCGACGGCGCTTCGGCCAACGGATCGCAGGAAGTCGTGATCGGCACCAATGCCAAGCACATCCTGCCCAACGAGGACGCCGGGGCGATCTTCACCGATCCCAACATGCCCGGCGTGCCCGACACCAACTATGCGGCGCGCAAGGGCCACTCGGTCCTGATCGGCGACAGCACCTACGGCAACGCCAACGGCCAGACCATCGTCGGCGCCAGCGCGTCGTCGACCGTGGCGGGCGGCGTCGCGCTGGGCTTCCAGTCCGTGTCGGACCGCGAAGGCGGCGGGCAGGAGGTGTTCTCCAACGTCGCGGTGCCGGTGCGCGGCGCGGTCTCCGTGGGTTCCGCGGGCAACGAGCGGCAGATCATCAACGTGGCGGGCGGCACGGCGGATACCGATGCCGTCAACGTGCGCCAGCTCAAGGCGGTGTCCGACCAGATCGACAACGTCGACGTCAACTCGGTCAAGTACGACGACGCCACCCGCGGCAAGGTGACGCTGGCCGGCGCGGGCGGCACGGTGGTGACCAACGTCAAGGCCGGCGCCGTGAACGCGACCAGCACCGACGCGGTGAACGGTTCCCAGTTGAACGACACCAACACCAACATCACCAACGTCGATAATCGCGTGACGAACGTGGACAACCGCGTCACCAACATCGACAACAGCGGCACCAAGTACTTCAAGGCGAACTCCACCCTGGCGGCCGCCTCGGCCGCCGGCACGGACAGCGTGGCGGCCGGCGGCGCGTCCGTCGCCTCCGCCGCCAATGCCGTGGCGCTGGGCAACGGCGCCAATGCCAGCATGGCCAACAGCGTCGCGCTGGGGGCCGGCTCGACCACGACCGTGGGCGCGCAGGCCGACTATGTGGCCTATGCGTTGACCGCGCGGCAAGCGTCGGCGGGCGAGGTCTCGGTGGGCAGCGCAGGCGCCACCCGCCGTATCACCAACGTCTCGGCGGGCAGCGCCGACAACGACGCGGCCAACATCGCGCAACTGAAGGCGGTGGACAGCCGCATCGGCGACGTGGACAAGCTGGCGGTCAAGTACGACGACGACACCAAGACCAAGATCACGCTGAATCCGGGCGGCACCGGCACGGTGATCTCGAACGTGGCCAAGGGCGCGGTCACCTCGACCAGCACCGAGGCGATCAACGGTTCGCAGCTGTGGGGATGGACTCAGGACGAGACCAACGTCATGAGCAATCTGAGCCTGTACAAGCGCATCAACGACATCAGCGTCGACACCAAGTACTTCAAGGCCAATTCGACCCTGGACGGGGCGCAGGCCGTCGGCGCCAACAGCGTCGCGGCGGGTCCGGCCGCGGTGGCCAACGGCGCCAACAGCGTGGCGGTCGGCAATGGCGCGACCACGGCCGCCGACAACAGCGTGGCCATGGGCGGCGCCTCGACGGCCTCCGGGGCGGCTTCGACGGCGGTGGGTTCCGATGCCAAGGCCACCGGCGCGCAGTCGACGGCGATGGGTTCCGGCTCGGCCGCCAGCGGCGCCAACGCGACCGCGGTAGGCTCGGGCTCGAAGGCCACCGGCACGGATTCGACCGCCATCGGCGCCAATTCCGAGGCCAAGGCGAACAACAGCGTCGCGCTGGGAGCGGGCTCGGTGGCCGACCGCGACAACACCGTATCGGTGGGCGCCGTGGGCAAGGAGCGCCAGATCACCAACGTGGCGCGCGGCACGGAGGATACCGATGCCGTCAACTACGCGCAGTTGAAGGAAGTCTCGGGCGACGTCACCAACATCAAGAAGGACGTGACGAACATCCAGGAAGGCAAGGACGGGATGTTCCAGATCGAGAACTCGCTCGCGCGGGACAAGCCCAAGCCCACCGGCAAGGATTCGGTGGCCGGCGGCGCCGGCGCGGTGGCGGAGGGCGCGGCGGCGACGGCGGTCGGCAACGCGTCCATCGCCAAGGGCGAGAACGCGACGGCGGTCGGCAATTCGGCGCAGGCCCTGGGTACCAACTCGACGGTGGTGGGCAATTCCGCCCTGGCGTCCGGCGCCAACGCCTCGGCTTTCGGCACCGGCGCCAAGGCCGAGGGCAGCGGCAGCATGGCCATGGGCAACGGCGCGCAGACGGGCGCGGCAGCCACCAATTCGGTCGCGATCGGCAGCCAGGCCAACGCCGCCCAGAGCAACACCGTCGCGCTGGGCAACAACGCCCAGGCCACGGTGGCCAACAGCATGGCGCTGGGCACCGGGGCGCAGGCCAGCGGCGCCAACAGCGTGGCCCTGGGCACGAACTCGGTGGCGAACCGGCCCAACGTGGTGTCGGTGGGCGCGGCGGGCCAGGAGCGGCAGATCGTCAACGTGGGCGATGGCACCGCGGACACGGATGCCGTCAACCTGCGGCAGTTGCGCAGCGCCACCTCGGACTTCACCAGCAGCATCAGCAGCGTGCGCGACGACCTGCGCAAGGTCGAACGCAACGCCAACGCCGGCGCGGCCTCGGCCATGGCGGTGGCGGGCCTGCCGCAGGCGTACACCCCGGGACGCAGCATGGCCTCGGCGGCCGCCAGCCATTATCTCGGCCAGTCCGCCATCGCCGTGGGGCTGTCCACCATCTCCGAGAATGGCCGCTGGGTCTACAAGATTGCCGGCAACGTCAATTCGCAGGGCAAGGTGGGCGCCGTCATCGGCGCGGGTTACCAGTGGTAG
- a CDS encoding TIGR01244 family sulfur transferase yields the protein MSAFTSLTENFAVAPQLAPGDMAAVAAAGFKSVINNRPDFEGGPAQPSSEQMEAAAQAAGLNYVHQPVNGANIQPGDVSTFASLLKTLPGPVLAFCRSGARSTKLFMSASNSL from the coding sequence ATGTCCGCATTCACTTCCCTTACCGAAAACTTCGCCGTGGCGCCCCAGCTGGCTCCCGGAGACATGGCCGCCGTCGCGGCGGCCGGTTTCAAGAGCGTCATCAACAACCGGCCCGACTTCGAAGGCGGCCCGGCCCAGCCCTCCAGCGAACAGATGGAAGCCGCGGCCCAGGCGGCGGGGCTGAACTACGTCCACCAGCCGGTCAATGGCGCGAACATCCAGCCGGGCGACGTTTCCACCTTCGCGTCCCTGCTCAAGACGCTGCCGGGGCCGGTCCTGGCCTTCTGCCGCAGCGGGGCGCGATCGACCAAGCTGTTCATGTCCGCCAGCAACTCCCTCTGA
- a CDS encoding OmpA family protein — protein sequence MQEKNPHARRAGQAGRRLALLTACVASLAVMSGCSMFRSSKAPASPAPSSAAAATGSSPPAVEFPARESASLKEGTFVNLDNLRQMIPGMTKPQVYDLLGPPHFSEGVFGVRTWNYIFNFRTGNGNEFITCQYQLRFNKDMQTEAGNWNRRECADFVFPRPVAAPPPPPPAPVPVKPAPRQITLGADALFAFDKSDLASISPEGRRRLDEIGKELRSVNVERVRVIGHADRLGSASYNDRLSRQRAATVVTYLVNSGVPSNLISSDGRGSREPVVQCDQRNRSELIACLAPNRRVVIEIQGKAGSS from the coding sequence ATGCAAGAAAAGAACCCCCATGCCCGCCGCGCCGGCCAGGCCGGCAGGCGCCTCGCGCTGCTGACCGCATGCGTGGCTTCGCTGGCCGTGATGAGCGGCTGCTCGATGTTCCGCAGTTCGAAGGCGCCCGCTTCGCCGGCGCCGTCCTCGGCGGCCGCAGCGACCGGCTCGAGTCCGCCCGCGGTGGAGTTCCCGGCCCGCGAGTCGGCGTCGCTGAAGGAAGGTACTTTCGTCAACCTGGACAATCTCAGGCAGATGATCCCGGGCATGACCAAGCCCCAGGTCTACGACCTGCTCGGCCCTCCGCACTTCAGCGAGGGCGTGTTCGGCGTGCGCACCTGGAACTACATCTTCAACTTCCGCACCGGCAACGGCAACGAGTTCATCACTTGCCAGTACCAGCTGCGTTTCAACAAGGACATGCAGACCGAGGCCGGCAACTGGAACCGGCGCGAGTGCGCGGACTTCGTGTTCCCGCGCCCGGTGGCCGCTCCGCCGCCGCCTCCACCCGCGCCCGTGCCGGTCAAGCCGGCTCCCAGGCAGATCACGCTGGGCGCCGACGCGCTGTTCGCGTTCGACAAGTCCGACCTGGCCAGCATTTCGCCCGAGGGACGCCGCCGCCTGGACGAGATCGGCAAGGAACTGCGCAGCGTGAACGTCGAGCGGGTACGCGTGATCGGCCACGCCGACCGGCTGGGCAGCGCGAGCTACAACGACAGGCTGTCGCGCCAGCGGGCCGCCACGGTGGTGACCTACCTGGTCAATTCCGGCGTGCCGTCCAATCTGATCAGTTCGGACGGACGAGGCTCGCGCGAGCCGGTAGTGCAGTGCGACCAGCGCAACCGCAGCGAATTGATTGCCTGCCTGGCGCCGAACCGCCGGGTCGTCATCGAGATCCAGGGCAAGGCCGGTTCGTCGTGA
- a CDS encoding amidohydrolase → MPSTLVLHRGKIITCNDRGDVASAVAVRGRHIAAVGSDDEVLALAGPDARRVDLGGKSVLPGLTDGHAHMDREGLRRHLPSLAGARTRDDILDIIAAEAAKAPPGTWIVTQPVGQPPEYPEPDDALAGGPYPTRDDLDRVSPDHPVYIRPIWGYWRNRAPLVSVANSRALALAGVTPATASPSPDVNIERDAAGRPTGRFVERTLVPIVEHTLMRAAPGFTAEQRASGLRHAMAEYNRYGTTAVFEGHGVAGEVIDAYETVHGQGASTVRSTLVLSPYWGPRGEGQALELLREWSAWLARRGRGDDMLRVQGLYAEIDKDPLNNRLRAGNHPCTGWAGFQAGAALDADALAPLLAEAARAGIRVAGIWPDLLPLFEQAHRQHPIDDQRWVLGHQPVIDADTQARIRDLGLVLTTHTNRHIYKDGDLWMQRRGAAGQDDIVPLRRLRDAGVAVAFGSDNLPVSLFGPIWHAVARRSRGGGPVAPGQALSRQEALDIATRGGAYLTFDEDIRGSIEPGKLADLTVLNADPLTCAEDEIATLHSLLTVVDGHIVAPTP, encoded by the coding sequence GTGCCGTCCACCCTGGTCCTCCACCGAGGCAAGATCATCACCTGCAACGACCGCGGCGACGTCGCCTCGGCCGTCGCGGTCCGTGGCCGCCACATCGCCGCCGTGGGCAGCGACGACGAGGTGCTGGCCCTGGCCGGCCCGGATGCGCGGCGGGTGGACCTGGGCGGCAAGTCGGTGCTGCCGGGGCTGACCGACGGCCACGCCCACATGGACCGCGAAGGCCTGCGGCGCCACCTGCCCAGCCTGGCCGGCGCGCGCACGCGCGACGACATCCTGGACATCATCGCCGCCGAGGCCGCCAAGGCGCCGCCGGGAACCTGGATCGTGACCCAGCCCGTCGGCCAGCCTCCCGAGTACCCCGAGCCCGACGACGCACTGGCCGGCGGCCCCTACCCCACCCGCGATGACCTGGACCGGGTCAGCCCCGACCATCCCGTCTACATCCGGCCCATCTGGGGATACTGGCGCAACCGCGCGCCGCTGGTCTCGGTGGCCAACAGCCGCGCCCTGGCGCTGGCGGGCGTGACGCCGGCCACGGCCTCGCCCTCGCCCGACGTCAACATCGAGCGCGATGCCGCCGGACGCCCCACCGGCCGCTTCGTCGAGCGCACGCTGGTGCCCATCGTCGAACACACCCTGATGCGCGCGGCCCCGGGCTTCACCGCCGAACAGCGCGCCAGCGGCCTGCGGCACGCGATGGCCGAGTACAACCGCTACGGCACCACGGCCGTGTTCGAAGGGCACGGCGTGGCCGGCGAAGTCATCGACGCCTACGAGACGGTCCATGGCCAAGGCGCGTCGACCGTGCGGTCCACCCTGGTCCTGAGCCCCTATTGGGGGCCTCGGGGCGAAGGACAGGCGCTGGAGCTGCTGCGCGAATGGAGCGCCTGGCTGGCACGCCGCGGCCGGGGCGACGACATGCTGCGGGTGCAGGGCCTGTACGCCGAGATCGATAAGGATCCACTGAACAATAGGCTGCGGGCCGGCAACCACCCCTGTACCGGCTGGGCCGGCTTCCAGGCGGGAGCGGCCCTGGATGCCGACGCACTGGCACCGCTGCTGGCCGAGGCCGCCCGCGCCGGCATCCGCGTCGCGGGTATCTGGCCCGACCTGCTGCCCCTGTTCGAACAGGCCCACCGCCAGCACCCCATCGACGACCAGCGCTGGGTGCTCGGCCACCAGCCGGTGATCGATGCGGACACCCAGGCCCGGATACGCGACCTCGGCCTCGTGCTGACCACGCACACCAACCGCCATATATACAAGGACGGCGATCTCTGGATGCAGCGCCGCGGCGCCGCCGGCCAGGACGACATCGTGCCGCTGCGCCGCCTGCGCGACGCCGGCGTGGCGGTGGCGTTCGGCAGCGACAACCTGCCCGTTTCGCTGTTCGGTCCCATCTGGCACGCGGTCGCGCGCCGTAGCCGCGGCGGCGGCCCCGTGGCCCCCGGCCAGGCACTGAGCCGGCAGGAGGCGCTGGACATCGCCACGCGGGGCGGCGCCTACCTGACATTCGACGAAGACATCCGAGGTTCGATCGAACCCGGCAAGCTGGCCGACCTGACGGTGCTGAACGCCGATCCGCTGACCTGCGCCGAGGACGAGATCGCCACGCTGCATTCCCTGTTGACGGTGGTCGACGGCCACATCGTCGCCCCCACCCCCTGA
- a CDS encoding LysR family transcriptional regulator, protein MSISLRQLEAFVAVCNEGNFSKAAQRIHISQSGLSILIRELEQSLECRLFDRSTRQVSLTDAGREFRVPAARLLADLSTAVGNVKGLASRQHGHVTVAAPPLLMSRLMVGIAARFRSAYPHIALTLRDIPSEAIPAGIASADIDLGLGMLPADRDEYLTEALVEGPLVALLPRDHPLARRRQLRWADLAATPLVALTPENSFRQFLDGCFARLDLQPRIAVEVVQLSTVISLVEAGFGAAIMPPYGALVPGEGNSVVRPLRDPVVRSEIALIRDRFRSPSAAAAAFIEVARDVVAGRSRPLRVT, encoded by the coding sequence ATGTCGATCTCCCTGCGCCAACTCGAGGCCTTCGTCGCGGTATGCAACGAAGGCAACTTCAGCAAGGCGGCCCAGCGCATCCATATTTCCCAGTCGGGCCTGAGCATCCTGATCCGGGAGCTGGAGCAGAGCCTGGAATGCCGCCTGTTCGACCGCAGCACGCGCCAGGTCAGCCTGACCGACGCCGGGCGCGAGTTCCGGGTGCCGGCGGCCCGCCTGCTGGCCGACCTGTCGACGGCGGTCGGCAACGTCAAGGGGCTGGCCTCGCGCCAGCATGGCCACGTGACGGTGGCCGCGCCGCCGTTGCTGATGTCGCGCCTGATGGTGGGCATCGCCGCTCGGTTCCGCAGCGCCTATCCCCACATCGCGCTGACGCTGCGCGACATTCCCTCGGAAGCCATTCCCGCGGGCATCGCCTCGGCCGACATCGACCTGGGCCTGGGCATGCTGCCGGCGGATCGCGACGAATACCTGACCGAAGCCCTGGTCGAAGGACCGCTGGTGGCGCTGCTGCCCCGCGACCATCCGCTGGCGCGCCGCCGCCAGCTGAGATGGGCGGACCTGGCGGCGACGCCGCTGGTCGCGCTCACGCCGGAAAACTCCTTCCGCCAATTCCTGGACGGATGCTTCGCGCGCCTGGACCTGCAGCCGCGGATCGCCGTCGAGGTCGTCCAGCTGAGCACCGTCATCAGCCTGGTGGAGGCCGGGTTTGGCGCCGCCATCATGCCGCCCTATGGCGCGCTGGTCCCGGGCGAGGGCAATTCGGTGGTCCGGCCGCTGCGCGATCCCGTGGTCCGCTCCGAGATCGCGTTGATCCGCGACCGCTTCCGCTCGCCTTCGGCCGCGGCGGCGGCCTTCATCGAGGTGGCGCGCGATGTCGTCGCGGGACGTTCCCGGCCCCTGCGCGTTACGTAA